The genomic DNA TGAACTAATCCATTCTTATGGTAACAATGAATAGCTTTAATGTATTAGTGATCTTTTAACACTAGCCTAGCACACTGAATTCGTAACACTGTGTGTGgaatatacaacattttcattgGCTACACAATTACTGCCTTGGGGATTTTCCAGCACCCTATCAAAATCATGTGGTTTATAGCCTTCCCCCTGAATGATCAGATCAAGCTGGTCCCTTAGATGACATCATCTAGAATTGAAGGAACACCAACAGACTGGAAGCACTAAAATCTGCCATTTTATACTCTTGTATAAATTGTAAGAACAATTTCATGCTCAAAATGAGATTGTGTACcgttttgtcttttcttttgaatTGTTTAAAGATATGGACCATCTTTTATTGTTCACTGTCATTGTGGGGGTCAGTCTCCATTACGGCACTTGTGACGCGCAGAAGTCACAGGTTGCTGTATACCGAGAACTGTCTCCATGGAGACCTTCTGTGAATTTCATCATTAATGAGTGAGGTTTAATGTCGGCCATTACTTTGTGAAAAAAACAGCTTGAGATGTGGAGTGGAGCCCATTCACATTAGATGTGGAGAAAAATCAAGGCCATCGGAAATATATTGTGACCAAAAAAGAAAcgtatgattaaaaaaaaaatgggggcAGCAATAGGAATGTTAAGGCGACAGGATGGAAATGTCTGTTTCAAAGAGCTTTGAAATGTGCTGGAAATCTTGTTATGGTTAAAAGCAGTTCAATGGAAAAGACCACCCTCATCATGAATTGGCCCCTattgaaaaaaatcaaaagcccTAAGTATAATCTAGTTCATACCATGTttccattattatatattattttcatttaagaTTTCCCCTTAATGTATGATCATAGAAAATAGACCTACGCTCTATGTTAATAAACTCTTAGTGTAATGTGATGTTATTCACTAGCTTTCTCCAGGGCTCACATCCCCCAAATACATGAACTGGTCTTTTTTACAGGACATACAGGGAAGCTAACTATCTAACAGaattgatttataaaaaaaaaatgaattccaaGGCTATTTCTTGGTATCACGGTAAATTTCCAAAAGAGACCATATTTTGAGGAGGACATGTAAAAGTATGGATTTGAAATGTGTGGTCAATTGTCAACATTGCATCAGCTAAGACTAGGTAATATAATACCCAAGTTTTGTGAATACTACAGTCCAAAACACACTGTTATTCAAAAGGGCTGACAGTTAATATGCCTAATAATTTATTGTAATCCTTTGATGAAACTGCCTTTCCACATGTACAAAGGGGAAGAACATTTTTTGCATGTTCTTTTGATTATCTGCTTGTTTGGCATTTACAGACTTTGGTTTAAGCAACACACTGAAAGCAGAGTCCCTCTCACTGGAGCTCCTAAACACGCAGTGTGGCAGCCCTGCCTACGCTGCCCCTGAACTGCTGGCGCACAAGAAGTACGGGCCGAAGGTGGACGTGTGGTCAGTGTAAGTTGCTTACCGAGCAGAAACATGGGGTAATCTATCGAGTCTGAAAATACTCCTCTCTGTCACTAACAAATCCTTGTGGCGAATATTGGCGGGAGTGAGGAATCCAAGGCAGTCCCCTCAAGGTTTTCCCATTTTGTTCTTTCACTTCCAAACATTTTTTTGCGAAAGATGGGTTTCCTGGTTATAGAAAGTTCAATTGCTCCTTTAATGAAATGCGGATTGGATTTCCGCTAGGCCCGTCTGAAGGTTTGCACTCCAGTTACTGCAGTGGTTCTGGTGGACAGCGTGCTTCAGGCTGTTGCAGACTGGCTTTAGAAATATTTCCAGGCGTAAATCATTAATGTTGCTTGGTGATTGTAAACACAATTaggaaacacacaaaaaaagaaacctttTTGGCAACTCGGACTGTGATTTTATGAAACAAGGCCTTCAGCACTCACTTGcacactgaaacaaaataaCTCATTATTTTGAGTAGAATCATTAGCTTTAGTGGGTTGCTTacttatttcatatatatatatatatatatatatataatgtatttcctGCATCCCTGTTTTCTCATAAGTTTGCAAATCTTTCGTGACTTCTGGAGTTTTGCATCTTATTGAGGTCAGAAGCCCAGATGCTCATAAATGTGTTTACCTCTTCTTACCCTATACTGGGAAAATGTCCCTTTAGCTGAAATATAATGCAGGAGATTGTTAGATTGTAAATAAGATCACCCTCACATCTCACACTAATACTAAATTACGAGGGGGTGTATTATACTTcaggtaattattattaattcttaTTCATCTGTAATCGGTTACACTGAGAAGGTACACAAAGCCACAGATGCCTCATAAAACAATTTTTATGACAATTATAATGACAATTTAAAGAGCTTTCTTTTCTCGTGTCTCCTGCCTCcgtttatttttgttgtcttATGTGTTTACAGTGGCGTGAGCATGTTTGCTATGCTGACGGGTACATTGCCTTTCACTGTGGAGCCTTTTAATATCAAGCAGCTGCATCAGAAAATGGTCAACGGTGAAATCAGCACTATCCCGGCCGACATCAGCAAAGGTAAAGTGCTCTCCCACATGTTAACTTCGgcaaggaaggaaaagagaTCTTATGTCACTTATGTCATTGTTATGCACCATGTTATGTGCTATGGGTTCTTAAGCCAGATAATAAGAAGGACAGAGAGCAGAGGATCCAGCCATGTGTTACTAAGACTTTTTCCCACTCTAGATCAGTCTTGTGATATCAAAGTTTCCATAAATAATAGAGCTCCCTCCGTCTCCAGCTAAACTGGTGCCAGATTTCCTGCGTGTGCAGATTGAAATGCAATAGATGGACAGGCAAGTATATCCATATGAAAAAGCCTATATAATTTTCATTTCAATGTTTGGCTTTTTCCAACCGAGAATTCTGAGCTTTGCCATGGAAACTTAGGTTTATCTAAAGAAAATCATAAACGAGGTAAAACTTTTACTTTGTTCAATAAACTTGACAAGTGCTGTATATAAAGAAGTTCCAGTGACTTGGAATAGTATTAGTAATATATATTGGAGTCACAATAAAGATAACTAAAACAATATGGTATAAATCTATGAAATTTTAAAtaacatataaaacaaaaacgaaTAATAATAGGAGAATGGGTATTTTGTGATTTTTCAATATGTACTTTGAACAGTAAATACGGTGTCTGCAGGAAACGTTTTTGCACTTGGTATACACAGGTGTGTAGCCCCTTTAAAGATCCTTCATTAGTAGCACAAAAAGAAAGGAAGGTTTGGTAAGCCAAAAAAGTATAGCCTCTATCGTACTCTTTCTATTTTATGTTCATTTTGTCTTTATTGCTGTTTGTGATCACCTTTGTACACTACaatacttaaaatgtatttgctaaCATATACTGATTACACTGACATTATCTTACAACAATATACATCACCATAAAAGAGTATATAAGCCTCAGaataagcaaaatgtataatgttttttgAATAATCAGAATGACCCACTGAACCCATATTAAACTCATAATGACAATTCCAAATCCTCAACAGCGTGTCTTAAGCTGTTCCTGTGTGCGGTTACTATTCTTAGAGCAGGTAATATGAGTTCCCTCCAGGGTCAGTTTACAGTGATGAAGACGCTTGCACAGTGACTGTTAAGTTTGCGGCCAGGTCACTCTTATTGTAATGAGCTTCATTTTTACTATTAGAATGACATCATTTCCAAGTGAGGGAGGTACCGACcgaaaaagatctgaggaaagGCAGATACTTAAGAACAGGATACATAATCTGGCGCCATTGGTATGCTTTTGGTAGCTAGGTGACCTAGGTCTGATCTCTAGTTACTTTATCCATGTCGCCATTCTGcatgatatacagtgagggaaaaaagtatttgatcccctgctgattttgtacgtttgcccactgacaaagaaatgatcagtctataattttaatggtaggtgtattttaacagtgagagacagaataacaacaacaaaatccagaaaaacgcatttcaaaaaagttataaattgatttgcgtgttaatgagtgaaataagtatttgatcccctatcaatcagcaagatttctggctcccaggtgtcttttatacaggtaacgagctgagattaggagcactctcttaaagggagagctcctaatctcagctcgttacctgtataaaagacacctgtccacagaagcaatcaatcaatcagattccaaactctccaccatggccaagaccaaagagctgtccaaggatgtcagggacaagattgtagacctacacaaggctggaatgggctacaagaccatcaccaagcagcttggtgagaaggtgacaacagttggtgcgattagcaaggtccccctgctcaagaaagcacatgtacaggcccgtctgaagtttgccaatgaacatctgaatgattcagaggagaactgggtgaaagtgttgtggtcattGAATTTGTATTCTTCACTGTGAAATCATCATCAAGTTTTGAGTTTTTACTTTGTTAGTGGCGGGCGGTTACATGGGTCCGATGTGAGACTAGTGATGTGGCACTAAttccaccagtttttttttcacaGGCACCGTTCAGTTCATGTTGTCTTTGCTGGAGCCCAATCCCTCCAAGCGGCCAACTATAAAAGAAGCCATGGAAGAGAAATGGTTAAACGAAGGCTACATCAAGAGACCCCTCAACTCGGTTTTGTACAAAAACAGGTATCGACtttgatgatttaaaaatgtggtGAGGGTAGGAATGGTCTGTGGAAAAAACAGgcataatgtgtatttttaatggatttggcAGAATATTATAAGAAATTCAAGAATCCTGACTGGCTCGAATGCAGGCCTGTGCCATTATTTTACTGCCGGACCACATTCATGTCTATTCTGAGCTGTAGGGCTCCCTCtttatctctctatctctggcTCTGTTACACCATGGTGTAAAGCATGCATTCCACAGCGACAGAGAATCACAAATGCAGTCGAAGGACCTTGTTGTGGGCACCTTTCGGATTGATTTCCAGCCAAAAGAGGGTTGGAAAGGGAGCCTTTTCCTGTGTTGTATTATTACCCTTGTAAAAGTCTGCTATGGTGAatttaaactgtaatttctACCATGGTTTTATTCATGCTTTCCATATGTCTGCACTGAACCTTGCAGGCTTATGGTTTAGCATGCTAAAATCAAGCACTGCGTGGTACtttgctttcagcaccttttaCAGCAACTGCTATAAGCTATTGGCATtagcagtagtaatagtagtactaTTATTAGTACTTCTGAATTGCTAAAAACAATGCTTTATCTGGCTTTAAAAGCATGGAAAATtggatcaaataaaaaaatgcattatatttaataacattacAATCTCACTGTCAAAAAACGGTTCACAACATTGCTTTTCACTCTTTACAATGCCCGTTTTGAAACACTGTACTTGGATAGTAAGAAATGCTTCATTTCCAtaacaaatggaaaatgtaatATCCTTCCAAAAAATGTAAGATTAGATaaccatgtttttgtttttgttcagacCTCGCCCAGATGAGCTGAACTCAACAGTGTTAAACTACATGACAGAGTCTCTGGGTTATGGCCTTTCTGACATCATCAGCACTCTGATTAATAACCGTCCCTCTGCCATCATGGCTGCTTACTGTCTATTGGTGAAGAAACTCACAAGGCACCAAAAAGGAGTCAAAGCAATGAAGGTAAATCAGCCAGGACAGGGCGTGAAGGAAACATGTGATGGTGCTAGTGTTTTACTTTCTGAAAGTATCACtaactggatatttcaattaaatattaatgtcaGGAGAATTGTATTTGTGAAAACTCTATCACATAtcatatcataataataatcaaataacTAAAGGGCAATATTTTTTAGTTGAAGTTATTCGTATTTTatgttgattattttattaatttatcatAGAAACAAGAAAACAGTGACTGGAACCTCCCTAACAAGACTGTATGGATTGAGTGTCGAGAAAAGGCAAATACAGCCCAAAAGAGCCAGCCACAGGTACCACCATCCATTCTGGTTCCTTCTGTATTTAATCCACTTCCTCTTGTTTTCATGACTAATTACAGGCACTACAAAATTTGCTATGAAACACAGAAATGGACCAAAATTATGAACCAGTTTACTACATCACAGCAGCTTAGTGCCAGGAGCAAGGAGACTGTTATTACAGGCATGACTTCAGTTCATTTGTATACTAGGGTGGAGCCACCCTGCCCTTAAACTTAGATCCCactacttatttatttgatcCTATTTGTGAGCACTCAAGGCTATTAACCGTCCCTTTGCTGCTTTTAAAGCCTGTCTGATAGCTACATTGTGATTGAAGAGCCCAGAGTTTGCAAAGGAAATTGGAATTTCATTGGCAGGTTCATCATTCAATTGCACTGACAGGTATGAGCATGTAGAAGATTTATTAAATGAAGGACGTAGAGGGGATTGTTAAATCATGTTattcaatactactactactactacaaataataataatcatcatcatcatcataaataacTTTTAATTACTGAGTTTGGAAGTATCTTCACTATCATTTGATGCAAttattggattttttttgtacaaTTCACTACAAACATTACTGTGTTCCTTTAAATGTTTCCCTGCTGCTTAAAGACCCAAAGTGTATGCATAAACAGACCATATTCAATAGTTGTTTCCAATGATCACCTGGTATCATTACTCTACTCTTGTACATTGTATCACTACTGTTGTATATGAGGAGAACTGTTTAAAGCTGTGGCTatctagagcagtggttctcaaacttttttgACCCAGGGACCCCTTTGCCGCCCAGATTTTGAGTGATGGCCCCCAAGGATGACGGGGGGTGGtgataggatttttttttagacggggggggggggagggttgAGACGGTAAAACGTTGTGAGAGCTGGGGGGTAATGGTAAAAATATGTGATagcggggtggggggtggggaggttGAGACAGTAAAAACTTGTGAGAGCGGCGGGGGGAGACGGTTTAAACTTGTGTGGGTGGGATTACGGGGGGTGCTGACGGGAGAAACTTATGAGAGTGGAGGGGGTAGTTgttgacagtaaaaaaaaaattagagcGGGTGGAGTGGGGGTTGAGGCGTTTTGCTGCGAACCTCCTACGACTCTCTCGCAGACcccagtttgagaaccactgatcagGAGTACCCTTGACAAAAGCTGACCTCTGACATTACTGTATccagttacattacattatttgtcattcagcagacgctcttatccagggcgacttacatttgtacccatttatacagctgggcattttactggagcaatctgagTGAAGTacattgctcaagggtacaacagcactgcccacctgggatttgaacccacaacccatATCCTTATCAAAGCTGCCTTGAGTTACATTATAGGCACTGAACTGAAGGTAAATTTAGGGATTAAAATCCCACTAAAGTGTCAAATGTTCTTTGAATTTTTTTTCAGGAGACTGTTGTGGAGAAGAACATGAAGCAGACCAGTAAACCCCTCAGGATCCCCTTTCAGGAGAGTGAGTCCCATAGCAACAGAAAGAAGACGGAGGACATCCCAAGAGAAAATCTGAAGGACACTGAGAGGAATGTGTCATCCCATTCTCCGGCTCCTGCATCTGTTGATGGCATAACAGAAGATGAGATTGCCATTACACTGGAGAACAAGGAGAGACACTTTCCTGAAGGtagcacattttatttatttgtctgtctCTTTTTTCTGAGACAGCACTTTCAATCTCTTAGTACTTCAGGACCTTCCTTTGGGAAGAGTGATACATTCTTTTggcattatgtattatttttaaatgttaattattaatatatatatatatatatattacctgCTGGGTTAGTGattcaatttttctttttctggctAGACattggcctagaccaaatcaaactttgacctacctaggaattgcaaaaaaatgaaccCATACCATATTGTGGTTTCATGTATTTTCAGAAGCTACTTTCTGCTGCTTATCAATCAAAGTCAAGTTTGTAACTTGTGATTCACAGGTTGGTTAAAGTTTTGATTCTGGTTAGACTGTAGTGTACTGTTTTTACCTGtatcacaaaatgtattttttttctttctttttagtttCTAACTTTGCTGATAGAGAATTAATTCATCTGGCTCCCCCAAAGTGTTCTGATGAAGACTTATCGAGTCAGGACCAATGTGAATCACCTCCTTCTAGCACACAAGGGCTAAAAGACCAAAGCAGGGAAACAAATGTCATCACAAAAACACCAAAACTCCAGGAACGAAGAGCTACTGGCTCTGAAAACACTCCCACGGAGCCAATCAACTACTGCGtagatgaaaagatggagaAATTGCAGACGTTCTATTTGGAAAAAGGAGTCTCTCCCAGACTTTTGCTAGAAAACCGGGGACAAAGCAGGAGCCCAGTACCACATCAGGATACAAGGTTTAAAGACCTCCTCCATGCAATGGATCCAAAAGTCCCAGCACTTGCCTGGCGTTGTCCAGAAAAGGAGGGCCGTCATTTTACCACACTGGAGTCGACCCAGATGTCACCTTTGCCAAAGCTGCGTCACACCGCACTCAAAGACAATATCACCAGGAGAATCACATGGGTTGGGATGACAAGGCACGGAACCAGCATTTCCCCTCCTTTCCTGGTGAATGGTTCGAGGCCTCCTGTCTTTCACTCCTCACGTCAGCCAACCCTTATTATTAAAAGCTTACGCCAATCAAAAGAGAGGGGGCGCAATGCAATCAACACCACGGTGAAGAGGAACTCGGTACAGCTCAGACAATCACACCGCGTGGCAGACTTGAACCTGCCCATGCTCTCGCCTGCATTTCAGTCCAAGTCCGACAAGAAGCCCGAACTTCTGAGGATGGATTTTGGATGAAGGTCCAGAGAGAGATGTCCACACACATCTGTACTGAAGTAAGTCTGTAACAGTAACTGAAGGAAATTCTGCCGAAGACCTTCCTACTGTGTGCCATTAGAGGACATACCAACCCACCACCACTTAGTTTGATGGGGGCCTCTGTAGAGAAAGCTCCCAAAGAAGAGTTACAGACATGATTCAGAGTGGAAAAGAACACTATGTGATGTAATGCTTAGATATGCTGATAGGATGAGTTCTGAATCGAGCTATAATTTGGAAAGTCGCATTGTGTGTGCTTGAGACATCTGCGTGATGAAAGCAACTTATCTGTGTGTTAATAAGCAGATGTTTTTACAAAGGCATCGCTAGGCATTTGGAACTCAGGGCaaaacattcattattttgtttgatgATATTAAAGTTGAtttcacttttttatatatttatttaatctctttATTGGTTTGCTTtgacattaaaaaacattttgtaccattaataatattatgtcCCATTAATCAGGTGTAAACTATAGCAGAGAAATTGTGTTcatgtgcatttgttttgtgtgccaAAGTACATA from Amia ocellicauda isolate fAmiCal2 chromosome 1, fAmiCal2.hap1, whole genome shotgun sequence includes the following:
- the LOC136747504 gene encoding hormonally up-regulated neu tumor-associated kinase homolog A; the encoded protein is MPAAVNSALEGTIAELGELDRIAPEWERPGKDRQIPACLSKVPQDMVKTFPHTKRVGSYLVGKMINKGSFAKVMEGLHISTGEKVAIKVIDKKKAKQDSYVLKNMKREPRIHQMIKHPNIVQLYETLETENSYYMVMELCLGGDLMDRICDKKRLDEKEVRRYTRQIMSAVEHLHRHSIVHRDLKIENFLLDEYNNIKIVDFGLSNTLKAESLSLELLNTQCGSPAYAAPELLAHKKYGPKVDVWSVGVSMFAMLTGTLPFTVEPFNIKQLHQKMVNGEISTIPADISKGTVQFMLSLLEPNPSKRPTIKEAMEEKWLNEGYIKRPLNSVLYKNRPRPDELNSTVLNYMTESLGYGLSDIISTLINNRPSAIMAAYCLLVKKLTRHQKGVKAMKKQENSDWNLPNKTVWIECREKANTAQKSQPQETVVEKNMKQTSKPLRIPFQESESHSNRKKTEDIPRENLKDTERNVSSHSPAPASVDGITEDEIAITLENKERHFPEVSNFADRELIHLAPPKCSDEDLSSQDQCESPPSSTQGLKDQSRETNVITKTPKLQERRATGSENTPTEPINYCVDEKMEKLQTFYLEKGVSPRLLLENRGQSRSPVPHQDTRFKDLLHAMDPKVPALAWRCPEKEGRHFTTLESTQMSPLPKLRHTALKDNITRRITWVGMTRHGTSISPPFLVNGSRPPVFHSSRQPTLIIKSLRQSKERGRNAINTTVKRNSVQLRQSHRVADLNLPMLSPAFQSKSDKKPELLRMDFG